One Phaseolus vulgaris cultivar G19833 chromosome 2, P. vulgaris v2.0, whole genome shotgun sequence DNA window includes the following coding sequences:
- the LOC137812882 gene encoding indole-3-pyruvate monooxygenase YUCCA2-like: protein MVLMEYLKEVEGKRVHDYVEVKMGKMRRVVVVTGPVIVGAGPSGLAAAACLKQKGIPSLNLERADCIASMWELKTYDRLCLHLPKQFCQLPLMPFPQHLPSYPTKQQFLAYLKAYANHFDIKPTLSKTVVSAKYDHRCGCWRVKTQDIKKEETEYVCEWLIVATGENAEEFLPQIEGMSDFEGPILHTSSYKSGSMFCGKKVLVVGCGNSGMEVCLDLCNHNALPSLVVRDTVHILPQQMFGKSTFGLSMCLLKWFPIRLVDKFLLLMSHLILGDTAQFGLHRPKIGPLELKNLYDKTPVLDVGTLVHIRSGKIKVCPGIKQLAQQKVEFVDGKTENFDAIIMATGYKSNVPTWLKESEMFCEKDGLPRKDFPNGWKGKNGLYAVGFTNRGLLGASIDAKRIAEDIEHCLKAAKTTSRPITLHALNL from the exons ATGGTTTTGATGGAGTACTTGAAGGAAGTGGAAGGAAAAAGGGTCCATGATTATGTTGAGGTAAAGATGGGTAAAATGAGAAGGGTGGTAGTTGTGACAGGACCAGTGATAGTGGGTGCTGGACCCTCTGGGCTTGCTGCAGCAGCATGTCTTAAACAGAAAGGCATTCCAAGCCTAAACCTTGAAAGGGCTGATTGCATAGCTTCAATGTGGGAGCTGAAGACTTATGACCGTCTATGCCTTCATCTCCCTAAGCAATTCTGCCAACTCCCTCTAATGCCATTCCCCCAACACCTTCCCTCTTATCCAACCAAGCAACAATTCTTGGCCTACTTGAAGGCCTATGCCAACCATTTTGACATCAAACCCACTTTAAGCAAGACAGTGGTTAGTGCCAAATATGATCACAGATGTGGCTGTTGGAGGGTCAAGACTCAAGACATCAAAAAAGAGGAGACAGAATATGTTTGTGAGTGGCTCATAGTAGCCACTGGAGAGAATGCTGAGGAGTTCCTGCCACAAATTGAAGGAATGAGTGATTTTGAAGGGCCTATCTTACACACTAGCTCATACAAAAGTGGAAGTATGTTTTGTGGGAAGAAGGTTTTGGTGGTTGGATGTGGAAATTCAGGCATGGAAGTTTGCTTAGATCTCTGCAACCACAATGCTCTTCCATCCCTTGTGGTTAGAGATACG GTGCATATCTTACCTCAGCAAATGTTTGGGAAATCAACTTTTGGTTTATCAATGTGCTTGCTTAAGTGGTTCCCTATACGCCTGGTGGATAAATTTTTACTTCTAATGTCACACCTCATTCTTGGGGACACAGCTCAATTTGGACTTCACCGTCCCAAAATTGGCCCTCTAGAGCTCAAGAACTTGTACGACAAGACCCCAGTTTTGGATGTTGGCACACTTGTTCACATAAGAAGTGGAAAAATTAAG GTTTGTCCCGGAATTAAACAACTAGCACAACAGAAGGTGGAGTTTGTGGATGGAAAAACAGAGAATTTCGATGCAATCATTATGGCGACTGGTTACAAAAGCAATGTACCCacttggttgaag GAGAGTGAGATGTTTTGTGAGAAGGATGGATTGCCTCGGAAAGATTTCCCAAATGGATGGAAAGGAAAGAATGGACTGTATGCAGTGGGTTTCACTAATCGTGGTCTTCTTGGAGCATCCATTGATGCAAAGAGGATTGCAGAAGATATTGAACATTGCTTGAAAGCTGCTAAGACCAC GTCCAGGCCCATCACTCTACATGCCCTCAACCTCTAA
- the LOC137812878 gene encoding uncharacterized protein: MLDGILGRGFTAKCKSLIKLTKTRIDVIGRKRRATEKFLKKDIADLLLNGLDINAYGRAEGLVVELTLSSCYGFVEQCCEFVLKHLPAMQKMSGCPEECRMAVSSLMFGAARFSDLPELRDLRQIFQERYGNSMECYVNQEFAANLNFKSSTLENKVCLMQEIASEFFINWDSNALKLRMSRSSEAVQGHNVCMSNHDKPSYGKDFTQREVRNDVLSEKNRDLANDGWRFQNGREAVVLNRHERDLPSKSSLPGNGREVPQKRDGHGNPGRHEITTEKSDRGYWKEGSMLKSIGHSSPYKTVEQMEGDSKLYNSRGHTTPPRENQVSMLKLTGQPSQKKKVEQLEGGSKLHYSRGDINPPIENLGSTLKPIGHPSQQKTVERFEGGSKGPNSWGNTTPLRENQGSKLKPIQLLPQKKTEEKFEGDSRLEVSRGNTTPLRENQGTAIAWKSPSHAGSHFKSNDAKEPFSVNRVGLPSSDKSERNIQRDETPALKSCYSNVIPPPYVKQPNSKLQNSPRGANIISSLTDSGGLSTYHSAHEKPDTTVTERIQIGLDSSDQDWQGSRHERRSKQSREKEILFRQDADEEVPVIKPRSMRRRHSRSRPPGYYDASNEDSGLQRKSRSRSRRRDDSRRGGLQAVFDDERYQNAEEERIIDKLLIHYSKKPSVLVPEKLKRNSKIHHAHQMDYSTKELQQSGSGDGSGETPEMVSHASRSLSLPREQQREVEVKKVFNRAATFEPVRSYEARHVHPKLPDYDDLAARIAALRG; the protein is encoded by the exons ATGTTGGACGGAATACTCGGGAGAGGCTTCACCGCGAAATG CAAATCCTTGATCAAATTGACGAAGACTCGGATTGATGTGATTGGGAGGAAGAGAAGAGCGACTGAGAAGTTTCTGAAGAAGGATATTGCTGATCTATTGCTCAACGGTCTCGATATTAATGCCTACGGAAGG GCTGAAGGACTCGTGGTTGAGTTAACACTGTCCTCTTGCTATGGTTTCGTTGAGCAATGCTGTGAGTTTGTGTTGAAGCACCTCCCAGCGATGCAGAAGATGAG TGGTTGCCCGGAGGAATGTAGGATGGCTGTATCGTCTCTGATGTTTGGTGCTGCAAGATTTTCTGATTTACCAGAGTTACGTGACCTTAGACAAATATTTCAGGAGAGATATGGGAATTCCATGGAATGTTATGTCAATCAAGAG TTTGCTGCAAATTTGAATTTCAAGTCTTCTACACTGGAGAACAAGGTCTGCTTGATGCAGGAGATTGCATCAGAGTTTTTCATAAACTGGGACTCCAATGCTTTGAAATTGCGGATGTCGAGATCCTCAGAAGCGGTACAG GGACACAATGTTTGTATGTCTAACCATGATAAACCATCATACGGCAAGGATTTTACCCAAAGGGAAGTAAGGAATGATGTTTTGTCAGAGAAAAATCGTGACCTTGCCAATGATGGATGGAGATTTCAGAATGGCAGGGAAGCTGTAGTCTTAAACAGACATGAACGTGATCTTCCGTCTAAATCCTCACTACCTGGAAATGGTCGGGAAGTTCCTCAGAAAAGGGATGGCCATGGTAATCCAGGAAGGCATGAGATTACAACTGAGAAGAGCGACAGAGGCTATTGGAAGGAGGGTAGTATGCTAAAATCGATAGGACATTCATCTCCGTATAAAACTGTGGAACAAATGGAAGGTGATTCCAAGCTGTATAATAGTAGGGGGCATACCACCCCTCCAAGAGAAAACCAGGTTAGTATGCTAAAGCTGACTGGACAGCCATCTCAGAAGAAAAAAGTTGAACAACTTGAAGGTGGTTCCAAGCTGCATTATAGTAGGGGGGATATCAACCCTCCAATAGAAAACCTGGGCAGTACGCTAAAACCGATTGGACATCCATCTCAGCAGAAAACAGTGGAACGATTTGAAGGTGGTTCCAAAGGGCCCAATAGTTGGGGGAATACCACTCCACTAAGAGAAAACCAAGGTAGTAAGCTAAAACCAATTCAACTTTTACCTcagaagaaaacagaggaaaaaTTTGAAGGTGATTCCAGGCTGGAAGTTAGTAGGGGGAATACCACCCCTCTAAGAGAAAACCAGGGCACTGCAATTGCCTGGAAGTCTCCCAGTCATGCCGGATCACATTTCAAGAGTAATGATGCAAAGGAGCCATTCTCTGTTAATCGTGTTGGCCTACCTTCATCTGATAAATCCGAGAGAAATATTCAAAGGGATGAAACACCTGCACTGAAGTCCTGCTACAGTAATGTCATTCCACCTCCATATGTTAAACAACCTAATTCTAAGCTGCAGAATAGCCCACGTGGAGCCAATATAATATCCTCACTTACCGACAGTGGTGGCCTCTCTACATATCATTCAGCACATGAGAAGCCTGATACTACTGTGACGGAGAGGATTCAAATAGGTTTGGATAGTTCTGACCAGGATTGGCAGGGCAGTAGACACGAGAGACGGAGCAAACAGAGTCGTGAAAAAGAAATCTTATTTCGACAAGATGCTGATGAAGAAGTCCCTGTAATAAAACCAAGATCTATGAGGCGAAGGCACTCAAGATCACGACCACCAGGTTACTACGATGCCTCTAACGAAGACTCTGGACTTCAGAGAAAATCGAGGAGCAGAAGCAGGAGACGAGATGATTCAAGACGAGGTGGTCTGCAAGCTGTGTTTGATGATGAGCGGTATCAAAATGCTGAAGAGGAAAGGATAATAGATAAATTGCTGATCCATTATAGCAAAAAGCCTTCCGTCCTTGTGccagaaaaattaaaaagaaactcTAAAATTCACCATGCACATCAAATGGATTACTCAACCAAGGAATTGCAGCAGAGTGGAAGCGGAGATGGATCTGGTGAAACACCAGAGATGGTTAGTCATGCATCACGATCACTTTCCCTTCCTCGTGAACAACAGAGAGAAGTGGAAGTTAAGAAAGTATTTAATCGTGCTGCTACATTTGAGCCAGTTAGATCATACGAAGCTCGTCATGTGCATCCTAAGTTACCTGACTATGATGATCTAGCAGCTAGGATTGCAGCTCTAAGAGGATGA
- the LOC137812879 gene encoding uncharacterized protein: MKGTSKVIMGATLVMVVTLAVVLVLIFVLLADLYCSLLLRRRHRRNSNSNNTIPNVSTQPTAAGATSASPSHTTSHPQQKSPFRSIYAQGVFQAPRSILLPAVSFKEDKAGPRKQQIQYPELHQVVQIQLQPHESNSNASPSPPPSFISITPSKPNLQHPLTMGNLCHDDKPCSGEEHLVYISNPIYENHESQGSGAANTPFETPDTSPSRLEGSGSSEEDEAIITPCVTHSPPCTPPLTPMKKLPSEACSVSLRDARSLATSCSDSRSNNGLSSSSGSPCTSPSW, encoded by the coding sequence ATGAAGGGCACATCAAAAGTGATTATGGGTGCAACCTTGGTAATGGTGGTAACCCTTGCAGTAGTCCTAGTCCTTATATTTGTACTGTTAGCTGACCTCTATTGCTCTCTCTTACTCCGCCGGCGCCACCGCAGAAACAGCAACTCCAACAACACCATTCCCAATGTCAGCACCCAACCCACAGCAGCCGGAGCCACCAGTGCTTCACCTTCTCACACAACCTCACACCCCCAACAAAAGTCTCCATTCCGCAGCATTTATGCACAGGGAGTCTTCCAAGCTCCAAGAAGCATCCTTCTCCCCGCAGTTTCTTTCAAAGAAGACAAAGCTGGGCCAAGAAAGCAgcagattcagtaccctgaactCCATCAGGTTGTTCAAATCCAACTCCAACCCCATGAATCCAATTCAAATGCAAGCCCTTCCCCACCTCCATCCTTCATATCCATAACACCCTCAAAACCAAATCTCCAACACCCACTCACCATGGGAAATCTTTGTCATGATGATAAACCTTGCAGTGGAGAGGAACACCTTGTGTACATTTCCAACCCCATTTATGAAAACCACGAGAGCCAAGGGAGTGGAGCAGCAAATACCCCATTTGAGACACCAGACACTTCGCCTTCACGTTTGGAAGGAAGTGGTTCTTCTGAGGAGGATGAGGCAATAATAACCCCTTGTGTCACCCACTCACCTCCTTGTACCCCTCCTTTGACTCCAATGAAGAAGCTACCTTCAGAGGCTTGTTCCGTTTCTCTGAGAGATGCAAGGTCCTTGGCCACTTCATGCAGCGATTCACGTAGCAACAATGGCCTCTCTTCATCCTCCGGCTCCCCTTGTACTTCTCCTTCATGGTAA
- the LOC137812880 gene encoding ras-related protein RHN1-like isoform X2, with amino-acid sequence MARRTGNKSLQAKLVLLGDMGTGKTSLVLRFVKGQFSEYQESTIGAAFFTQVLSLNEATVKFDIWDTAGQERYHSLAPMYYRGAAAAIVVYDITSMDSFVRAKKWVREVQRQANSSLTMFLVANKADLEDDRKVCNEEGEEYARESGLSFLETSAKTAQNVNELFYEIAKRLAKANPSRQSGIKLHTRATETRRGYFCCG; translated from the exons ATGGCGAGGAGGACAGGAAACAAGAGTTTACAAGCAAAACTG GTACTTCTTGGAGACATGGGAACAGGAAAGACAAGTTTGGTTCTTCGATTTGTCAAAGGTCAATTTTCCGAATACCAG GAATCAACAATTGGAGCTGCATTCTTCACTCAGGTCTTGTCTTTAAATGAAGCCACTGTAAAATTTGATATATGGGACACAGCAGGGCAAGAACGATACCACAGTTTGGCTCCTATGTATTATCGAGGTGCTGCTGCAGCCATTGTTGTGTATGACATTACAAGCATg GATTCTTTTGTACGAGCAAAGAAGTGGGTTCGAGAAGTGCAAAGACAAG CAAATTCAAGTTTGACAATGTTTTTGGTGGCTAATAAAGCTGATTTGGAGGATGACAGAAAAGTCTGCAATGAG GAGGGTGAGGAATATGCCAGAGAAAGTGGCTTGTCTTTTCTTGAAACTTCAGCAAAAACCGCACAAAATGTGAACGAACTCTTCTATGAAATAG CTAAGAGATTGGCAAAAGCTAACCCTTCACGTCAAAGTGGGATCAAGCTGCATACCAGAGCTACAGAAACTAGAAGAGGATACTTTTGTTGTGGTTAA
- the LOC137812880 gene encoding ras-related protein RHN1-like isoform X1, with protein MARRTGNKSLQAKLVLLGDMGTGKTSLVLRFVKGQFSEYQESTIGAAFFTQVLSLNEATVKFDIWDTAGQERYHSLAPMYYRGAAAAIVVYDITSMDSFVRAKKWVREVQRQANSSLTMFLVANKADLEDDRKVCNEEGEEYARESGLSFLETSAKTAQNVNELFYEIDFAAKRLAKANPSRQSGIKLHTRATETRRGYFCCG; from the exons ATGGCGAGGAGGACAGGAAACAAGAGTTTACAAGCAAAACTG GTACTTCTTGGAGACATGGGAACAGGAAAGACAAGTTTGGTTCTTCGATTTGTCAAAGGTCAATTTTCCGAATACCAG GAATCAACAATTGGAGCTGCATTCTTCACTCAGGTCTTGTCTTTAAATGAAGCCACTGTAAAATTTGATATATGGGACACAGCAGGGCAAGAACGATACCACAGTTTGGCTCCTATGTATTATCGAGGTGCTGCTGCAGCCATTGTTGTGTATGACATTACAAGCATg GATTCTTTTGTACGAGCAAAGAAGTGGGTTCGAGAAGTGCAAAGACAAG CAAATTCAAGTTTGACAATGTTTTTGGTGGCTAATAAAGCTGATTTGGAGGATGACAGAAAAGTCTGCAATGAG GAGGGTGAGGAATATGCCAGAGAAAGTGGCTTGTCTTTTCTTGAAACTTCAGCAAAAACCGCACAAAATGTGAACGAACTCTTCTATGAAATAG ATTTTGCAGCTAAGAGATTGGCAAAAGCTAACCCTTCACGTCAAAGTGGGATCAAGCTGCATACCAGAGCTACAGAAACTAGAAGAGGATACTTTTGTTGTGGTTAA
- the LOC137812880 gene encoding ras-related protein RHN1-like isoform X3 has product MGTGKTSLVLRFVKGQFSEYQESTIGAAFFTQVLSLNEATVKFDIWDTAGQERYHSLAPMYYRGAAAAIVVYDITSMDSFVRAKKWVREVQRQANSSLTMFLVANKADLEDDRKVCNEEGEEYARESGLSFLETSAKTAQNVNELFYEIDFAAKRLAKANPSRQSGIKLHTRATETRRGYFCCG; this is encoded by the exons ATGGGAACAGGAAAGACAAGTTTGGTTCTTCGATTTGTCAAAGGTCAATTTTCCGAATACCAG GAATCAACAATTGGAGCTGCATTCTTCACTCAGGTCTTGTCTTTAAATGAAGCCACTGTAAAATTTGATATATGGGACACAGCAGGGCAAGAACGATACCACAGTTTGGCTCCTATGTATTATCGAGGTGCTGCTGCAGCCATTGTTGTGTATGACATTACAAGCATg GATTCTTTTGTACGAGCAAAGAAGTGGGTTCGAGAAGTGCAAAGACAAG CAAATTCAAGTTTGACAATGTTTTTGGTGGCTAATAAAGCTGATTTGGAGGATGACAGAAAAGTCTGCAATGAG GAGGGTGAGGAATATGCCAGAGAAAGTGGCTTGTCTTTTCTTGAAACTTCAGCAAAAACCGCACAAAATGTGAACGAACTCTTCTATGAAATAG ATTTTGCAGCTAAGAGATTGGCAAAAGCTAACCCTTCACGTCAAAGTGGGATCAAGCTGCATACCAGAGCTACAGAAACTAGAAGAGGATACTTTTGTTGTGGTTAA